CCTTGGTTGGCGGCTCATACCTAGCCATAACGATGACAGGCAAAATCCAGGGATTAATAGGGTTATATGACCCCATCCTGATTGGCATTGCAGTGATCCTCTCGTTGGTCTCCCTATACCTTTCTGCTAGATCCGTTCAGGGAAGGTGTGAATCATGCAAAAGATGAGGCAAGCCATAATAATTGCAGCAATTGCAATCATAGCGGTAATGGCAATGATCATAATTGTTTCCCTGCCGCATAAATCAATTGGAATAAGCGTGGGGGATGAGGCTCCCCCTGTCTCCTTTACATTGATTAATGGGACTACGCTGAATCTATCCCAGTTAAGGGGTCACTATATCCTGCTCTACTTCATAACTACTTGGTGCAGCGGTTGCGCGGCTGGAGTAGAGACCATTAATTACTATGCCCCGCTTATTGCCGCGAAGAAGATATTGGTGATGGTGGTGGAGTCATATGATGACTTAGGATACCAGGGAATGCCGCTGCCCCAATTCATGCAGAGATTCGGAGGCCAGCCCCGCAACTGGTTCATGGCTGGCTATGCTGATCTCGCAGCAACGGAGAAATATAACCCAGATGGTTACCCAGATATTTATTACCTTATAAGCGACCGTGGAGTAATAATCTATAAGAACGTGAATCTAGCATCAACGTTTAGCCAGGCACTGGATGAAATAAAAACGATAAAGTAATTGCGATAATAGTAGCCATATTGCGGGAACTTAATGGAGATGCTTCAACCACTTTCCTTGTCTTTCATCTTTTAACCCCAGAGACCCCGTCCGTGAGGGTGGAGCAGTTTACGCCTGTCTTATTCATCATTAAATTGAATTGTAGGCCATAATTTTTATACTGGTCCGTAATCCGCCATGCATGAGAGGGGAATTAAGCAAGTATTTTGATGCGCTAATCAGGGTCGCCAATGCCTTGAGGAGCAATGGCATTGATTTCGAATTAATTGGAAGCATGGTTCTCCCCATTGGGTATAATATTTATTGGGATGTTCACGATATTGATCTATTCATAATGGGCGAGAGTCCATTCATGAATCCAGATAAGTTCGAGAGGATAGCCGCTGAAAATGATTGGGACGTCGGTTCATCCGCATTCGGCAACATGTACGTAGAGGTTCTGGCGGGAGACGCAATGATTAGGGTTGATTTAATGGAAAACGCCCTAGATGTGTATATACCGAACGAACTATTGGACGATCACATTATGGCCAAGATAAATGGAGCCGAGATCAAGTCAATGAAGGTGGAGGGCCTAGTCGTGCTGAAGGCGAAGGAGGCAACCGATGATGCAGAGGAGTTCCTGGAGGAACTAAACGAGAGATTAATGGATTCATCGATTCAATTAGATAAAAAGAAGATACTGAGATTCATAGCATCATACCCGGAGGACGAGAGGGCATCATTGAGGCACAGGATAGAAATGGCTGGAATATACTTGGACTAAGCCGGGACTTAACTAATGAAGGTCTTCTTGCTGACCAAAATAGGCATCGTCAGCGGTCTCCTTGGGTAACCCTCTACTTCCTTCGATATGGAGCCGATCAATTCATCAATGCTAAGCGATGCTTGGCCGGAGCCCCTGATCCTCACGCTGAGGATTCCTGTCTTTAATTCTCTATCCCCAATTATTACTATATAGGGCACCCACTGGGTCTCCGCGTCCCTTATCTTCTTGTTGAGGGTTTCATCCCTATCATCCACATCAGCCCTGATCCCGCTCTCAATCAGTTTCTTGGCTATATCCATTGCGCCATTAATGTAATCCCTGGAGACAGGTATAACCCTGGCCTGTATTGGCGTGATCCATGTGGGTAGCCTCGGCACTTTGCCGGCCTCCTCATCTATGGCGGCCTTATCCAGAAGCGCGAAAATGAATCTTTCAACGGATCCAAGTATCGCTGTATGTATTATGACGGGGTACCTTAACTGATTACTCTCATCCACGTACTTTATGCCGAACCTCTGCGCATTGCCTATATCGAACTGGAATGTAGCTATCTCCCTGGGTCTCTTTAATTGATCTATTATGTGATACTCAACGTTAAGCACCCAGTAATACTTTGACTCATTTAATACGCGGACAAGTATTGGCTTCCCCTCCCTCTTGGCTAGAGTGAATAGATAGTCCTTATGCTCATCGAAGAATCCCCTCGTCACGTTATAGAGACTCACGTAGTCTCTTCCAATATTCCTTATCTCGCTGAATATCTTCCCATGAAGTCTCAACCCAACCTCCATTGCCTGCTCCAAGTCCTTCACGAATATATGTAGGTCAGGCATATAGAATCTCCTCAGCCTAAAGCAGAGCACTGTCTCGCCAGGCTGCTCATACCTATAGCTATCCGCTATCTCAAGCATGCCTAGAGGCACGTCCCTATAACTTAGAACCCAGTCCTTTATCATGGCGAATTGCTGAAAACACGCCGCATACCTCATCAGCAACTCTTCATCGGCCTCAGTCATATACATCCTCTCCCCAAATAGTTTAGCGTGCTCGGATATTGCGCGTTGATCTGTCCTAAACATATTGGTTCCCCTTATCTTGAAGGCGGGGAATCCCAAATCATTAGCTGCCTTCCAAGCGTAATCCTCCACGAGCTCCATCATGAGGGTTGCCATGGGTCCATACCTCATGTGGCCCACGTCGGATAATGGTTCCCACTCAAATCCGAACTTCCTACAGTAATCCAAGTACCTCGGCGCCTTTCCTCCCCCTAACTCATGCTTAAACACCTCCTTCTCCACGAGGATCCTTAGATCCTCCTCGCTAGGTTTGAATTGATACTTATCGGCCGGGAACTCCTCTCCATTGGGGGTTAATACAACATAGAAATCATTAATTACCTTCTGCTCCTGCTTCTTTATCGATGATGGGGTTATTGTTCTGCTTAACTCGGATAGGGGATGGCCCAGGCATTTGATGCTGAATGCCTTGTACCAACCGAATGGTGCCTTCTCCACTTCAGTGCCAGCCTTCTCCTTAACTGAGTTGAATAACTTACTTAGTATATCTATTGCCTTAGTTGGCGGCGCCAAGTCAGGGCTGAGGTGCGCATATGGATAAATAACTATGACGCTTGCCTTCACCTTCCTAGCCACATCTATTATATCATTTGAAACGGATTCCAGGAACTCGGAGGCATCATTATCGACGCTCTCCACCGTTGTGAATACCACTAAAGCATTCTTCGCAGAATATTCCTTCTTATCGAGAGGCTCTGGTTCATTTATTGCCTTCTCCTTAACTGTGTAGCTGAAGTCCTCCGCGTGAATTAAGAGGAGCCGCATTACGTATAGTGACCTTAGGTGTTTTTAACATTGTCGTCGCTATGAGCTACCCCGCCCTAACGGGGTTTCCCCGCCCCGCCTGCATCGTTACGGGTAGTGGGCAGAGCTCCACGGGCGCTGCGGGCGGCTTCCACCCTGCCCTCCTCAAGTGGTTGAGCGCCTAATTATAGTCCCTATCCACGGTCCAACCGCACCTGGGGCACGAGAAGACGCGATCATTTAAAGTTAAGTCGTCCTTCACCCTAGTGGGCGTAGAACCCTCGCCCCTTCAGGGCGGGGAGGAGTCAGCTAGTTGGAGGATGCCATTCATAGAAAATGCGAGTTACTGCTCGGCCTCCCTCCTTGCCTTCATCGCTATATCATTAATGACGTTGAGGGTTATCATGGGCATTCGCTGCCTAATGAAGAAATAGCCATTGACGAGGGGATAAGGAACTGTTCTCCCATCTTCATCCGTTAACTCAATTGCGCCGCTTCTCCACATTTGAGTCAGCGTCGCTGCATAGAATTTCCTGAGGGCTATGGCTTCCCGCGCATGCGGTACCTCGTTCTTGAAATATACCCGCATATCGCCGTTGCCGTATCCAGGATCATCTCGCTTCACGACTGGGCACGCATATGATGCAACGAATGATACATCGAAGTCTATGGTTTTGGTGGCCGTATCCATGGAGTACCTAATTATCCTGGGCAAGTATGGGAATGATCTGCAAGTCAATGGTTTATATGAATCATGCACAAGGCACTTCGTTCCCCTCAGGAAGGGACACTCCCCCCTCCCATTAAGCATTAACAAGTATGAGAGAACTATCCTAACTTTATTTAATTCATCGACAACTATATAGGACGGAGAGAAAGCAGCCTCAATCCCCAGCTCCTCGGCTTCCCGCTGCAGCAGGTAAACTTCATGGGGAAGCACGGTTATTGGGCTTAACTTGCAGCACGATGCGCAGTTGGGTTCGCATTTAAAGGTCGTAGTCACGTCAGCGCCGCTACCCATAACGCTTTTTAATATTTTGGGCATCCACGGTCTACTTGCCGAATAATGGCATTGCTCCCCTCCCCTCTACGCGTTGCGGTCATGTATTTCCTTGATCCGCCGCTATGCTGTGCATGGTTATTTCCGTCTCTCTGCGTTGTAATATTTATTAAGCGAAATATCGAGGCTATTTAGTGACCTCAATGGAAACAGGAAATTACGACTAGAAAGCTATAATATATGTAAAATAGGCGGTTCATTATTGAGAAGCGGTAAAGATTATGCGAACTTGGCACCCATAATTAATGATTGCATACCAGTTATTTCAGCAATGAGGGGAGTAACCGATAAGTTAGTTCTGGCCGCGCAGCGTCAAGACATTAATGCCCTAAATGAGATCCACGACCTATACATTGATGCCTTAAATGAAGTATCGCCCCCAAATAGGGCTCTCTACATGGGTTTGCTGCGGGATGTCGCATCATCAGCCATGCGGCACCTCCTCATGAATAACCAGGACGCAGTTATAGCCCACGGCGAATTATTCTCGATAATCATCATGGCAGCGGCCCTGGAGACTATTGGAGCAAATGCCAGGCCAGTATATGACCCGGGAATACTAATAGAAGAGTCACGCAGTGGATCAAGGATCAGCGGATTAAGCGGATTCTACGTTAGACAGAGGCTCACTTCATTAATTAATAGAGGAATAATTCCAGTGATTCCCGGCTTCATTGGTTGGTTCAGGAACGGTACTCCAGGCACGTTGGGGAGAGGCGGCAGCGATTACACTGCCTCCCTCCTAGCCTATTACCTAGGCGCCTCCCAAATCACTTTCTACACTGATGTGCCGGGCATATATAGTGGAGACCCTAGAATAGTGAATAATCCAAGGCTCGTGGACTCCATGAGTATTGAGGAGGCATACGTCTTCTCTATAATGGGAGGAAAGAAGTTCCACCCCAAGACGTTCGAGCCATTAATAGATACAGACATCGTTGCCGTGATAACCATGCCTGGCAGCGGCATGGGAACGATTATTTCCAGGAAAACCAGGAGGGGACCCAAGGCCGTTGCCGTGTTTGATGCCGCCAGGATAGGGGGCAGAGGATACGCGGTCGCCGTCATTGGTCACATGGATCCCCGTGAGGTGCCGATTAGGCTGGACTTCAGGGATAGGGGCGGCAATGCCTTCGGCTTGGTTCTAGGCGATGAGGAAAATGCGGCGGCGGCTGCGCGAAGCCTTCATGAGTGGGTGATTTCATGGGCAAGATAAGGGTTTCCCTGCTCGGCTCCACAGGAATAGTTGGGCAAACCATGGTTAAATTACTGGAGGGCCACCCATACATAGAGTTAACTAAGGTCTCGGCATCGCCGGCCAAGATTGGGCAGAAGTACTGTGAGGCAGTTAAGTGGGTCATTAATGGGGAGGTTCCGGAATACGTATGTGATATGGAGTTGGTCTCCACGGATCCAAGTGATCACAGGGATGTCGATGTGGTACTTTCGGCCTTGCCTAATGATGTTGCGGCCAAGGTGGAGCCTGGATTAGTTAGGAGCGGAATAAACGTCATCTCCAACGCGTCTCCGGGTCGCATGGATAATGGCACTCCATTAATTAATCCAGAGGTTAATTGGAGGGCCCTGGAAATGATTAGGGGGAGAGGCGATTGGCTTGTTAAGAATCCCAATTGCACCACTGCAATAATCTCCCTCGCTCTCGCCCCATTCAGGGATAAGTTGAGGAGGCTCTTCGTGACGACNATGCAGTCAGTTTCGGGAGCCGGCTACATGGGGGTATCATTTCTATCAATAGAGGGCAACGTGATTCCATACATAAAGGGCGAAGAGGAGAAAATAGAGGCTGAGCTAGGCAAAATAATGGAGTGGGGAATAGACGTACACGCCACGAGCACTAGGGTTCCCGTTAAGTATGGCCACATGGCTATCATAGAGGCCGAGCTCGGCGTATCCATGGGGATCAACGATGCGGTTAAGGCAATAGAGGAGNACTCATCATTTCCGCAGCAACGCGGCTTGCCCACGGCGCCCCCTAGGCCCCTAATTCTGGTTAAGAGAAGCGATGGACCACAGCCGCTGCGGGATCTTGACCCAATGGCGGTCTCCATCGGTAGATTAAGCATTAAGGCGGGTTACCTCAGAATGGTGATTCTGGGGGATAATATAGTTAGGGGAGCTGCCGGCGTGACCATCCTAACCCTGGAGACAATGAGGGAAATGGGCCTCATCTAGTGGTGAACTACCNCNCCCTAACGGGGCTTCCGCCCCCTTAACCCCCAAAAAGATAAAGGGAAATGGCAAGCCTCGCCACTTATTGGTGGGGCGGCCAGATTAATGTTGATTCTTGCTCAGCTCCTCCTTAATTGCATTGCTTAGCCTTCTAATGCCTTCATATATCATGTCGACAGAGGGATACGTGAAGTTAAGCCTCATTGATGTGTGGACGTCTTCATCTGGGTAGAATGATTTGCCCGGCACGTATGCAACCTTATACTTGCTTACGGCAATTGGCAGCATATCCTCGGTCCGTATGCCTTGGGCTGATGCCCATACGAACATGCCGCCGATGGGCCTCGTCCACGTGACTTGCTCCGG
Above is a genomic segment from Thermocladium sp. ECH_B containing:
- a CDS encoding aspartate-semialdehyde dehydrogenase, which encodes MGKIRVSLLGSTGIVGQTMVKLLEGHPYIELTKVSASPAKIGQKYCEAVKWVINGEVPEYVCDMELVSTDPSDHRDVDVVLSALPNDVAAKVEPGLVRSGINVISNASPGRMDNGTPLINPEVNWRALEMIRGRGDWLVKNPNCTTAIISLALAPFRDKLRRLFVTTMQSVSGAGYMGVSFLSIEGNVIPYIKGEEEKIEAELGKIMEWGIDVHATSTRVPVKYGHMAIIEAELGVSMGINDAVKAIEEXSSFPQQRGLPTAPPRPLILVKRSDGPQPLRDLDPMAVSIGRLSIKAGYLRMVILGDNIVRGAAGVTILTLETMREMGLI
- a CDS encoding nucleotidyltransferase, translating into MRGELSKYFDALIRVANALRSNGIDFELIGSMVLPIGYNIYWDVHDIDLFIMGESPFMNPDKFERIAAENDWDVGSSAFGNMYVEVLAGDAMIRVDLMENALDVYIPNELLDDHIMAKINGAEIKSMKVEGLVVLKAKEATDDAEEFLEELNERLMDSSIQLDKKKILRFIASYPEDERASLRHRIEMAGIYLD